The proteins below come from a single Bryobacter aggregatus MPL3 genomic window:
- a CDS encoding SCO family protein, translated as MKFVLTQLGILAALSGALAPVFAQNEIMGMPRNAAERARVLEDKKTLMPNEMNGVGVDEKLGQKVDLDLSFVSEDGRLKKLGDYFKSGRPVVLNLVYFKCPMLCNLTLNAQVTVLKQLAWTPGKEFDVVTISIDPTETSEMAKDKKEAYLSNFDRPVGAGWHFLVDYQGNVKKLADQVGFRYNYDAHQQQYAHSAAIMILTPQGMVSRYLYGIKFKEQDLRLALTEAAADKFGLSFEKILLMCYHYDPSAKSYVLFATNFMRLGGFLVMVTLGFFLFRFWRKDFMTRDNSGGAGTTLAVSNPGGTRN; from the coding sequence ATGAAGTTCGTTCTGACACAACTCGGCATCCTGGCGGCCCTTTCGGGCGCGCTCGCACCCGTGTTTGCTCAGAACGAGATCATGGGCATGCCACGGAATGCCGCCGAGCGGGCGCGCGTGTTAGAAGACAAGAAGACCCTTATGCCGAACGAAATGAACGGTGTGGGAGTCGATGAGAAGCTGGGCCAGAAAGTGGATCTGGACCTGAGCTTCGTCAGTGAAGACGGCCGGCTCAAGAAGCTGGGCGACTACTTCAAGAGCGGCCGTCCGGTCGTTCTGAATCTTGTCTACTTCAAGTGCCCGATGCTCTGCAACCTCACGCTGAACGCTCAGGTCACCGTGCTCAAGCAATTGGCATGGACTCCGGGCAAAGAGTTTGACGTCGTCACGATCTCGATCGATCCGACCGAGACCTCCGAAATGGCCAAGGATAAGAAGGAAGCCTATCTCAGCAATTTCGACCGTCCGGTCGGAGCGGGATGGCACTTTCTGGTCGACTACCAAGGCAACGTGAAGAAGCTCGCCGATCAGGTCGGGTTTCGCTACAACTACGACGCCCACCAGCAGCAGTATGCGCACAGTGCGGCCATCATGATCCTCACCCCGCAGGGGATGGTTTCACGCTATCTCTATGGGATTAAGTTTAAGGAGCAGGATCTTCGTCTCGCTTTGACAGAGGCGGCTGCCGACAAATTCGGATTGAGCTTCGAGAAGATTCTGCTCATGTGTTACCACTACGACCCTAGTGCAAAGTCGTATGTGCTGTTTGCCACCAACTTCATGCGTCTTGGAGGTTTTCTGGTGATGGTCACCCTAGGTTTTTTCCTCTTCCGCTTCTGGCGGAAGGATTTTATGACGCGAGACAATTCCGGCGGGGCTGGCACCACCCTCGCTGTGAGCAATCCGGGCGGTACCAGAAACTAA
- the coxB gene encoding cytochrome c oxidase subunit II, translating into MTWLRNLFLPNAASIRASDVDDLFMFVMYLNLFFFFLILGMVVLFVIKYRRKSQTQKTAHIEHNTFLELSWSVIPLILCMVVFFWGFNSYMQATVAPDGAMEIQVTAKKWVWTFGYPDGSVGIGKLWVPVNKPVRMVMHSEDVLHAFYVPAFRVKADVLPNRYTEVWFQATEVGDYVIPCAEYCGKGHSEMRAYVKVVSQQEYEKFLEEGDPDEKGKPPEELGALLYTNFGCSACHSIDGTKGQGPSWKGIYGQQHKMTDGKIITVDENYIRTSILQPQAEVVEGFQPIMPSFQGQIRERQLVALIAYIKSLK; encoded by the coding sequence ATGACTTGGCTACGAAATCTATTCCTCCCCAATGCGGCTAGCATCCGCGCCAGTGACGTCGACGACCTGTTCATGTTCGTCATGTACCTGAACTTGTTCTTCTTCTTCCTGATTCTCGGGATGGTCGTTCTTTTCGTCATTAAATATCGTCGAAAGTCACAGACCCAAAAGACGGCGCACATCGAGCACAATACGTTTCTCGAACTGAGCTGGAGCGTCATTCCGCTCATCCTCTGCATGGTGGTATTCTTCTGGGGCTTCAATAGCTACATGCAGGCCACCGTCGCTCCCGACGGCGCGATGGAAATCCAGGTCACCGCAAAGAAGTGGGTTTGGACCTTCGGCTATCCCGACGGCTCGGTCGGCATCGGCAAGCTCTGGGTGCCGGTCAACAAGCCGGTCCGTATGGTGATGCACTCGGAAGACGTGTTGCACGCCTTCTATGTCCCCGCTTTCCGCGTCAAGGCGGACGTACTTCCCAATCGCTATACCGAGGTCTGGTTCCAGGCGACCGAAGTGGGCGACTACGTCATTCCCTGCGCTGAGTATTGCGGCAAAGGCCACTCCGAGATGAGAGCCTATGTCAAGGTTGTCAGCCAGCAGGAATATGAGAAGTTCCTGGAGGAAGGCGATCCTGATGAAAAGGGCAAGCCGCCGGAAGAGCTTGGCGCCCTGCTCTACACGAATTTTGGTTGCTCGGCGTGCCACTCGATTGATGGCACCAAGGGCCAGGGTCCGAGTTGGAAGGGTATCTACGGCCAACAACATAAAATGACAGATGGAAAGATCATCACCGTTGACGAGAACTACATCCGTACCTCGATCCTGCAACCGCAAGCAGAAGTTGTCGAAGGGTTCCAGCCGATCATGCCTTCCTTCCAAGGCCAGATCAGGGAACGTCAGTTGGTGGCGCTGATCGCGTACATCAAATCGTTGAAGTAG
- the ctaD gene encoding cytochrome c oxidase subunit I: MADVIASPAAQAAKAPRHADYLTDPDFKGLWSWLTTVDHKRIGVMYLWSTLLAFLAGGIMALIVRLELMHPGEDFMNAERYNQAFTLHGAIMVFLFIIPSIPAALGNFILPLMLGAKDVAFPRLNLASYYVYVVGAIMAVVSIVVGGVDTGWTFYTPYSTTTGGAVTMMTMSVFVLGFSSIFTGINFVATVHKLRAPGMGWFQMPLFVWAIYSTAIIQVLATPVLGITMVLLVMERAFNIGIFDAQIGGDPVLFQHFFWFYSHPAVYIMILPGMAIISEIIPTFCRRTIFGYRLIALSSVAIALIGFLVWGHHMFTSGQSALAAGIFSFLTFAVAIPSAIKVFNWASTMYGASISLATPMLYAISFLLLFTIGGLTGIFLGALSVDIHLHDTYFVVAHFHYVMMGGTVIAFLGGVHYWWPKMFGRMYNDTVGRIACGLVFIGFNCTFIPQFIMGSQGMPRRYYTYLDQFQPMHQFSTFGSWILGAGLMIAAVNLLSSLRNPKNAVDNPWAGTTLEWQTQSPPITHNFIGQPSVDHDPYDYRAFKIPADAVE, encoded by the coding sequence ATGGCTGACGTAATTGCTTCCCCCGCGGCACAAGCCGCCAAAGCTCCGCGCCACGCGGACTATCTCACCGACCCAGACTTTAAAGGTCTCTGGTCCTGGCTGACCACGGTCGATCACAAGCGGATCGGCGTGATGTACCTCTGGTCCACGCTGCTCGCATTTCTGGCTGGCGGCATCATGGCTCTGATTGTTCGACTCGAGCTGATGCATCCCGGCGAAGACTTCATGAACGCTGAACGCTACAACCAGGCCTTCACCTTGCACGGCGCGATCATGGTCTTCCTGTTCATCATTCCGTCGATTCCCGCCGCGCTCGGCAACTTCATATTGCCGCTGATGCTGGGCGCCAAGGACGTCGCGTTCCCCCGGCTGAATCTCGCCAGCTACTACGTCTATGTGGTGGGCGCGATCATGGCGGTGGTTTCCATTGTGGTCGGCGGTGTGGACACCGGTTGGACCTTCTATACCCCGTATTCGACAACCACCGGCGGTGCCGTCACGATGATGACGATGTCCGTGTTTGTCCTGGGCTTCAGTTCGATTTTCACCGGCATCAATTTCGTCGCCACCGTACATAAGCTGCGTGCTCCCGGTATGGGCTGGTTCCAAATGCCTCTCTTCGTTTGGGCCATCTATTCCACCGCGATCATCCAGGTGCTGGCGACTCCGGTTCTCGGCATCACCATGGTGCTGCTCGTCATGGAGCGCGCCTTCAATATCGGTATCTTTGACGCCCAGATCGGCGGCGATCCGGTGTTGTTCCAACACTTCTTCTGGTTCTACTCGCATCCTGCGGTGTACATCATGATTCTGCCGGGCATGGCGATCATTTCGGAAATCATTCCGACCTTCTGCCGCCGCACGATCTTCGGGTACCGTCTGATTGCGCTTAGCTCCGTGGCCATCGCCCTCATCGGCTTCCTGGTCTGGGGACACCACATGTTCACCAGCGGCCAGAGTGCTCTTGCCGCTGGCATCTTCAGCTTCCTCACCTTCGCCGTCGCCATTCCGTCGGCCATCAAGGTCTTCAACTGGGCCTCCACCATGTACGGCGCCTCGATCTCGCTGGCGACGCCCATGTTGTACGCCATCAGCTTCCTGCTGCTCTTCACCATCGGTGGACTCACCGGCATTTTCCTTGGCGCACTCAGCGTGGACATTCATCTTCATGACACTTACTTCGTGGTTGCTCACTTCCACTACGTGATGATGGGGGGCACCGTGATCGCCTTCCTCGGAGGCGTGCACTACTGGTGGCCCAAGATGTTTGGCCGCATGTACAACGACACTGTGGGCCGTATCGCGTGTGGTCTGGTGTTCATCGGATTCAATTGCACCTTCATCCCGCAGTTCATCATGGGCAGCCAGGGTATGCCGCGCCGCTACTACACCTACCTCGACCAGTTCCAGCCGATGCATCAGTTCTCCACCTTCGGAAGCTGGATCCTCGGAGCTGGACTCATGATCGCAGCCGTCAACCTGCTGAGCTCTCTTCGCAACCCGAAGAATGCGGTGGACAATCCCTGGGCTGGTACGACGCTCGAGTGGCAGACCCAATCGCCGCCGATCACGCATAACTTCATCGGCCAGCCTTCGGTCGATCACGATCCTTACGACTATCGCGCCTTCAAGATTCCGGCGGATGCCGTCGAATAA
- a CDS encoding cytochrome c oxidase subunit 3 family protein: MSQAHEATSSLQGGHDDGHPHNPFHQHHYATMEQQFDASKIGMWLFLATEILLFGGLFVGFGIMQTRHTEAFIAGHHHLDWKMGALNTCFLLISSFTMVMAVWAASNNRNGNKQKMLVMNLLATLAFAGGFMVVKFFEYQHKFHDGLLPGKFFHYTGPDLVPNMFVYFSFYFMMTGLHGFHVLGGMGAITYLVIRAIKGDYSSEYFTPVDLIGLYWHLVDLIWIYLFPLLYLIT; encoded by the coding sequence ATGAGTCAAGCGCACGAAGCGACTTCTAGTTTGCAAGGCGGCCACGACGACGGCCACCCACACAACCCGTTTCACCAGCACCACTACGCCACGATGGAGCAGCAGTTCGATGCCTCCAAGATTGGTATGTGGCTCTTCCTGGCGACGGAAATCCTGCTCTTCGGAGGCCTCTTTGTGGGCTTCGGAATCATGCAGACGCGGCACACCGAGGCTTTCATCGCCGGTCACCATCATCTGGACTGGAAGATGGGAGCGCTCAACACCTGCTTCCTGCTCATCAGCTCCTTCACCATGGTGATGGCGGTGTGGGCAGCCAGCAACAACCGCAACGGCAACAAGCAGAAGATGCTGGTTATGAATCTTCTGGCCACGCTCGCCTTCGCCGGCGGCTTCATGGTGGTCAAGTTCTTCGAGTACCAGCACAAGTTCCACGATGGTCTTCTTCCCGGTAAGTTTTTCCACTACACCGGACCCGACCTCGTGCCGAACATGTTCGTTTACTTCAGCTTTTACTTCATGATGACGGGCTTGCACGGCTTCCACGTCCTTGGCGGCATGGGTGCCATCACCTACCTGGTCATCCGCGCAATCAAGGGCGATTACAGCAGCGAGTACTTCACCCCCGTAGACCTTATCGGGCTCTACTGGCACTTGGTCGACCTGATCTGGATCTACCTGTTCCCGCTCCTTTACCTGATCACCTAA
- a CDS encoding cytochrome C oxidase subunit IV family protein, protein MSTHSQSIDHGTGDHFHEHKWTGYLYILLILLVLTVITVTASRYDFGSSTANVVIAMTIATIKATLVALFFMHLKDDKAINGIIFVSTLLFLAVFLAFCLIDQDSRFDSRPATYKGPVNVFALPSLNDAAGKPVAAPPAAPAAGHEAPAHH, encoded by the coding sequence ATGAGCACTCATAGTCAATCTATCGACCACGGCACTGGCGATCATTTCCACGAGCACAAGTGGACTGGGTATCTGTATATTCTCCTCATCCTGTTGGTTCTCACGGTCATCACCGTGACGGCATCGCGTTACGACTTCGGCTCCTCCACCGCCAACGTCGTCATCGCCATGACCATTGCAACGATCAAGGCCACCCTGGTCGCTCTGTTCTTCATGCATTTGAAGGACGACAAGGCGATCAACGGCATCATCTTTGTCAGCACGCTGCTCTTTCTTGCCGTCTTTCTCGCATTCTGCCTGATTGACCAGGACTCGCGCTTTGATTCCCGCCCGGCCACCTACAAAGGTCCGGTCAACGTGTTTGCCTTGCCCAGCCTGAACGATGCCGCAGGCAAGCCGGTAGCAGCTCCTCCGGCAGCTCCTGCTGCTGGCCATGAAGCTCCGGCACATCACTAG
- a CDS encoding DUF3108 domain-containing protein codes for MLQAQDQPLNLQYRVEWRLVDAGKAFLQWNPAHARGGQANVHIESAGLVNKLFPVKDDYSTNLDERGCTLSTLMRAAEGSRKRETMVTYDRIKKKVDYKERDLILNKTVDKQVDIPGCTHDIIGALVELRHMKLEPGMSFTLPMSDGKKFVNARIEVQDRETVKTPAGDFKAIRVEAYLFDGVLYARKARLHVWLTDDAARIPVQIRIALRFYIGTVNLVLEKHQ; via the coding sequence TTGTTGCAGGCTCAAGATCAGCCTCTCAATCTTCAATATCGTGTCGAATGGCGCCTGGTCGACGCGGGCAAAGCATTCCTCCAATGGAATCCTGCACACGCCCGCGGTGGTCAGGCGAACGTGCACATCGAAAGCGCCGGCCTCGTCAACAAACTCTTTCCGGTCAAGGATGACTATTCCACCAATCTGGACGAGCGGGGCTGTACTCTATCCACTCTGATGCGTGCGGCTGAAGGTTCCCGCAAGCGCGAGACCATGGTCACCTATGACCGCATCAAGAAGAAGGTTGACTACAAAGAACGCGACCTCATCCTGAACAAGACGGTCGACAAGCAGGTGGACATCCCCGGCTGTACGCATGACATCATTGGCGCGCTCGTCGAACTCCGCCACATGAAGCTCGAACCGGGCATGTCCTTCACCCTTCCGATGAGCGATGGCAAAAAGTTTGTCAACGCCCGGATCGAAGTCCAGGACCGGGAGACGGTGAAGACGCCTGCCGGAGACTTCAAAGCAATCCGGGTGGAGGCCTACCTGTTTGATGGAGTGCTCTACGCCCGCAAGGCCCGGCTGCATGTCTGGTTGACGGACGACGCCGCTCGCATCCCTGTTCAGATCCGGATCGCGCTTCGATTCTATATCGGCACCGTCAACTTGGTTCTCGAGAAGCACCAGTAG
- a CDS encoding NADP-dependent oxidoreductase, whose amino-acid sequence MKAARIHSYGGIDAVRIDEIDVPTPGTGELLIKVTAAAVNPVDWKIREGFMRDVLPIEFPHTLGCDISGTVEALGPGTSQFEVGDPVFGYPNLLRCGAFAEYVLVYEAEMAHAPKSIPLADTAGLPVASITAWDGLFTHGKLQAGEKVLILGGSGGVGSLAIQLALWKGARVFATASARNQDLIRDLGAVPIDYHTQATTSVVQNVDLIFDCVGPESGIAALPSLRQGGTYVSSVYALPAPPCFAPYEARSAIYGIQPSGERIREIAKLVDLGVLRILIDTTFALHEVPQALAASQSGRTRGKLLIRP is encoded by the coding sequence ATGAAGGCGGCAAGAATCCACAGCTATGGCGGAATCGACGCCGTGCGCATCGACGAGATCGACGTGCCAACGCCTGGAACCGGAGAGCTGCTGATCAAGGTCACGGCGGCAGCGGTGAATCCGGTGGACTGGAAGATCCGCGAAGGCTTCATGCGCGATGTCTTGCCGATCGAGTTTCCGCACACCCTGGGCTGCGACATTTCAGGGACGGTAGAAGCGTTAGGGCCAGGCACCAGCCAGTTTGAGGTCGGAGACCCGGTCTTTGGCTATCCCAATCTGCTGCGCTGTGGCGCCTTTGCCGAGTACGTATTGGTCTATGAGGCGGAGATGGCGCATGCACCCAAATCGATTCCGCTGGCCGATACCGCCGGTCTTCCCGTCGCGAGCATTACGGCCTGGGATGGCCTCTTCACCCATGGCAAGTTGCAGGCGGGGGAGAAGGTTCTGATTCTTGGCGGCTCGGGGGGAGTGGGTTCGCTGGCGATCCAGCTCGCATTGTGGAAAGGCGCCCGTGTGTTTGCAACGGCTTCGGCTCGCAACCAGGACTTGATCCGCGATCTTGGCGCGGTTCCAATTGACTACCATACTCAGGCCACCACCAGCGTTGTACAGAATGTCGATCTGATCTTCGATTGCGTCGGACCGGAAAGCGGCATCGCCGCTCTGCCCAGTTTGCGGCAGGGTGGCACTTACGTGAGTTCCGTTTATGCACTTCCGGCACCGCCCTGCTTCGCCCCCTATGAAGCGCGCTCGGCAATCTACGGGATCCAACCCTCCGGCGAGCGCATTCGCGAGATTGCCAAGCTCGTCGACCTGGGTGTATTACGAATCCTGATCGACACCACCTTCGCGCTGCACGAAGTCCCACAAGCTCTTGCCGCTAGCCAGAGTGGCCGTACGCGTGGCAAATTGTTGATTCGACCATAG
- a CDS encoding LytR/AlgR family response regulator transcription factor, producing MRVLIADDERIARQRLLSLLEREDDVQIVGECSDGAAAAELLKSRPVDVAFLDIEMPGQSGLEALGFPERTTQPLIVFITAFEQYAVRAFEANAFDYLLKPFREERLRNTLTRLRGHLALLKRQASPVTRDTAVEDVERIPIKSNGRIILLRTDEIDWVEAEHNYVRLHTRGITHLIRETMTALEVKLNSRRFRRIHRSTIVNVDRIREIQPWFRGDAIVILDNGQKLTASRNFRDRLSEWLDRPAR from the coding sequence ATGAGAGTGCTTATCGCGGATGACGAACGGATCGCACGGCAACGCCTGCTGAGTCTTCTGGAGCGGGAAGACGATGTGCAGATCGTTGGAGAGTGTAGCGATGGAGCCGCGGCAGCGGAGCTCTTGAAGTCCAGGCCTGTGGATGTGGCGTTTCTCGACATCGAAATGCCTGGCCAGAGTGGGCTCGAAGCGCTCGGCTTTCCGGAGAGGACTACGCAGCCGCTGATTGTATTTATTACTGCGTTTGAACAGTACGCGGTGCGGGCATTTGAAGCCAATGCGTTCGATTACTTATTGAAGCCATTTCGCGAGGAGAGGCTCCGCAATACCTTGACGCGCTTGCGCGGCCATCTCGCACTCCTCAAAAGGCAGGCATCTCCTGTGACTCGTGATACGGCGGTTGAAGATGTGGAGCGGATTCCGATCAAGTCCAACGGGCGTATCATCCTGTTGCGGACGGATGAGATTGATTGGGTGGAGGCCGAGCATAACTATGTGCGCCTTCATACTCGAGGGATTACGCATCTGATTCGCGAGACGATGACAGCGCTGGAAGTGAAGCTAAATAGCCGCAGGTTCCGGCGCATCCATCGCTCAACGATTGTGAATGTCGACCGGATCCGGGAGATCCAGCCGTGGTTCCGCGGCGATGCGATTGTGATTCTCGACAACGGCCAGAAGCTGACAGCCAGCCGGAACTTCCGCGACCGGCTCAGCGAGTGGTTGGATCGGCCTGCGCGCTAG
- a CDS encoding sensor histidine kinase: MYDAELAWNLQREQDGRSGMWLVTLFWGVMAIVSVFQAYSFYAGIPESPPVSLLIYLAIVFSVLWALATPLIFVLATRFPLERQTLTAHLPLHLLFSLLVGVGHRVIWLHFSVPALQPSFRMQWVWTDLVTSFEDQAMVYWVILAVHQGVLYYGKYQEGKQRAAQLETQLMQAQLAGLKMQLQPHFLFNTLHTIHSLLDVRSDHASEMIVRLSEFLRHSLENTGEQEVSLERELDFIELYLEIERTRFEERLRVEYEIEADTLQYLVPNFLLQPLVENAVRHGISQLPRGGTLRISVFQGNGNLSIFVANSGSFLSSDPLRGTRRTGIGVANTKARLRALYGDNQSFLLRNWSEGGVEVAIQIPARTASENFEQLEGETLTHESAYRG; the protein is encoded by the coding sequence TTGTACGATGCGGAACTAGCTTGGAACTTGCAGCGGGAGCAGGATGGACGGAGTGGCATGTGGCTGGTCACTTTGTTCTGGGGAGTGATGGCGATTGTGTCGGTATTCCAGGCTTATTCCTTCTATGCCGGGATCCCGGAAAGCCCGCCGGTCTCGCTGTTGATCTATCTGGCGATTGTGTTCAGTGTGTTGTGGGCCTTGGCAACGCCACTCATCTTTGTACTGGCGACACGCTTTCCGCTGGAACGGCAGACTCTGACGGCACATCTGCCCTTGCATCTCTTATTTAGCCTTCTGGTCGGCGTGGGACATCGGGTGATCTGGTTGCACTTTAGCGTTCCGGCGTTGCAACCCAGCTTCAGGATGCAGTGGGTATGGACGGACCTCGTCACGAGTTTTGAAGATCAGGCGATGGTCTATTGGGTGATCTTAGCGGTGCATCAGGGCGTACTGTATTACGGCAAGTACCAGGAAGGAAAGCAGCGAGCGGCGCAGCTTGAGACTCAGTTGATGCAGGCACAGTTAGCAGGACTCAAGATGCAGTTGCAGCCCCACTTTCTATTCAATACTCTGCATACAATTCACTCTCTTCTCGATGTACGGTCGGACCACGCGAGCGAGATGATTGTGCGGTTGAGCGAGTTTCTTCGTCACTCTCTTGAGAACACTGGGGAGCAAGAGGTGAGTCTGGAACGCGAGCTGGATTTTATCGAGCTCTATCTCGAAATCGAACGCACTCGCTTTGAAGAGCGGCTCCGCGTGGAGTATGAAATCGAAGCGGATACTCTGCAGTACCTGGTACCGAATTTTTTGTTACAACCCCTGGTGGAGAACGCGGTGAGACACGGCATCTCGCAGTTGCCCCGTGGCGGAACTTTAAGAATCTCAGTATTTCAAGGGAACGGAAATTTATCGATCTTCGTTGCTAACAGTGGGTCCTTTCTATCGTCTGATCCGCTAAGAGGGACTCGCCGGACAGGAATTGGTGTGGCCAATACCAAGGCTCGGCTGCGAGCTTTATATGGCGACAACCAGAGCTTCTTGCTGCGGAATTGGTCTGAGGGTGGTGTCGAAGTGGCCATCCAGATTCCGGCCCGGACTGCTTCTGAGAATTTCGAGCAATTAGAAGGAGAGACCCTGACTCATGAGAGTGCTTATCGCGGATGA
- a CDS encoding class I SAM-dependent methyltransferase, producing the protein MAENKWDAQRYAQNARFVSNLGMPVVELLAPVSGESILDLGCGDGALTAKLAALGVHVFGIDSSQSMITAAAQRGLPVALADMHDFHLNRIFDAVFTNAVLHWTQDIHATVASVQRHLHAGGRFVGEFGGFGNIAAIATAIRAAVELEGAPQPTFSWYYPTPSEFKAVLDAHGFDTISIELIPRPTPLPTGMSGWLRTFAQPFGDGLPAEVQERILDRAVTLLQPALQDKEGNWVADYVRLRFHAVQRPAISGA; encoded by the coding sequence ATGGCGGAGAACAAATGGGACGCCCAGCGCTATGCACAGAACGCAAGATTTGTATCCAATCTCGGAATGCCCGTAGTGGAGTTACTCGCGCCGGTGAGCGGAGAGTCGATTCTCGATCTTGGCTGCGGCGACGGAGCGCTCACCGCAAAGCTGGCAGCGCTCGGAGTTCATGTGTTCGGCATCGACAGCTCGCAATCGATGATTACGGCAGCCGCGCAGCGCGGGCTTCCGGTTGCACTCGCCGACATGCACGACTTTCATCTGAACCGCATCTTTGACGCAGTCTTCACCAACGCCGTCCTCCACTGGACCCAGGACATCCACGCAACCGTCGCCAGCGTCCAACGCCATCTCCATGCCGGTGGCCGCTTTGTCGGAGAGTTTGGAGGCTTTGGTAATATCGCAGCCATCGCCACGGCGATCCGTGCTGCTGTGGAACTCGAGGGTGCACCCCAACCCACTTTCTCCTGGTACTATCCAACTCCCTCGGAGTTCAAAGCCGTGCTCGATGCGCATGGCTTTGACACGATCTCGATCGAACTCATCCCCCGCCCCACACCGCTGCCTACCGGCATGTCCGGATGGCTGCGCACCTTTGCCCAGCCCTTCGGCGACGGGCTGCCAGCGGAAGTCCAGGAGCGCATCCTCGACCGGGCTGTCACACTATTGCAGCCTGCGCTACAGGACAAAGAGGGCAACTGGGTTGCCGACTATGTGCGTTTGCGCTTCCACGCGGTCCAGCGGCCTGCAATCTCAGGCGCTTAA